In the Pogona vitticeps strain Pit_001003342236 chromosome 2, PviZW2.1, whole genome shotgun sequence genome, cccaaagtttCACCCACATATTCTCTTGGGCAGTTGTTTATAAAACTCTTACGTAACTCTTCTATTGAAAGTAGTTCCCAGTTAAGACGGGGGAAAGCCAAATCTCAGGCTCTTCCAGTTAAGTAATAAGCATTTCAGCACATACTCCtaagtcatatttttttctgggcTGGTGTGGTATATGGGCAatccttcctccccttttctgACCACCTCCAGTATTAACACCAAATCTGCAAAGAAGCCTCTATTCCTTTGCTAAAGCATCCAGCATCCTGAGCCGTCCTGGTTTAAAACTTTGTGGCATGAACCCAGCTGTCACTCCCAACTAGAGCAAGTCTACTGAATCCATGGTCTTTGCTTCAGTTTTGACTCAGCAACTGCTTCTGTGGTATCCTGGCGCTAGTTTCAGCtaaagtagatccactgaatcaatggggtttacttAAGTGTTGGCTCACTATTCAGCAGGTCTACTCTCCAGTTCAGGCAAGCCACAGGATAATGGCTGTATTTTTTCTTGTCAGGATAGCAAACGGACCTGTGCTATTAAGACTGTAAAGTAGATGTGAGAAGTTTGCGGTCCTGCAGCCATTACTGGATATCGACTCCCACTGGCCCAAATCTGCAGAACCAATGATCAGGCGTGATAGAAATTCCCCAGTCCTGCTACaaaggcaaagcagaaagcaagtagTTATGACTCATGACTAGCTCTCTGGGGACAGAGAACATTATGTGCAGTGGCCAATAGCTTCACAGAATAAACATCACAGTACCTTGCGATCCTGCTGCCTCTTCCCATTTCTCTGACATGCTTAGCAGGAGGAAACTTAGAGGGGGAAAAGGATACCATGCAAACCTGAAGAGGACACAGATGTTGCATTGGGGCTTGCCTCAGTactgaatgtgtgtgtttgtttgccaAGTACTGAAACCCTCCCATTTGGCTGTTTAATGCAGCACAAACCACTTGCCATAGCAGATTCCCAAGGGAGGCCATCGTTTGTTGCTGGAGAACTAAGCTGTGCATCAAATGGGGACAAGATGCCAGCGCTGACAGCATGCCTCACTGCAATTAGACACAAAAGGACCAGAAGCGGCTCTCACAATAGAAATTAAGGACAGAAAAGGGAAtgtctgtttttgttcttttatgtcATCAAATCACTTATTTATGGTGACTATGAATTAGTGAAGTCTAAAAGGGCCTGTCATGAACAGATCTGCTCACACCTTGAAAGCTCAAGCTTGTGACTTCCTTAAGTTAATCcagccttcttcttctcctgacaccttccacttttcccagcaccACTGCATTTGGCAACATACCTGACATTCCTATGAGACTCTCAAAGGGAATGTTaccttagcttttaaaaaaaagcataccACACTATCTCCACTACTGGCTAGTAGCTACAGAAAAAGGCATGGCCATGAAAGCAAGTCAGGACCAGCCTGGCCACAATGCAGGGTGAAGCAATCCCCCTCAGTGGTAAAGTGCTGGAGGGCAGAGTGGTGGGTGCCATACAGCTTGCCCCACATCCACTAAGCTAGCCCAGTGCTCTCAGGTGCAGTGGAAGAGGGATTCCTTTTGCTCCTCTCAAAGTTAGATTCAACTCCCAATTCATTCTGCTTCTGCCTAGAGAATGGGGACGGAATGAAGGAACACCACAAATGTCCTTTGCATCAGGCCACACACTCTGAGGCCTGGTCTGGAGCTAACAGCCTGCCTGGCAGTTCTTGGAGAAAGTGGATGGGGtcttcctgcttgcttgcagggTGCACAGGAGACAGACCTGGTCCCTCCTCTACTCATTATATTCACACGGGTGGCACAACAACTGCTTTACAGAACACAAGCAACCCAAGCAGTGCCAGCTCCAACAAGGCATGAAGGAAGTTCTACAAAGCTAGACATTTTGTGGAAACTTGCTTTGAGAAGAGTTCAGGCACAAAATCATCCCAGtaccccacatagcccttttgcTATGAATGTTTGGAGTGCCTGAGCAGAACACAGGGAACCAGAAGCCCACAGAAATAATTGCGAGACACCCAGGTTTACTACTGCTGGCAATGACACCAGGGTTTGGATCCATTTCCTTCATGGTTGCAAGAGCTCCTTCTACCTGTGGCAGGATTGCATTCTCTTGGCAGAACAGGAGAAGGCATTTCCGAAGGCATGGGGTGGCTTCTGCCAACTGCCCCTGCACTTTTCCAATTCTCTCCTACCCCCACTGGGAACCCTCTCTAGAAAAGCAGTGAAAGTGCTTCCAAAGACTCTGGAGTGAAGGGGTAACTGACAAATGTTTGTCCCCAAGACCATCTTTGTGCCAACAGGAGCCTTTTGAGCTGAACTCCACTGTTAGAAAACTCTTGTCCATGCAAAAGACGTTTAGCTGAACTCAAGGAAATCCAGCATTTGACTTCTTATAAATGCAGGAGGGCACAGTAGTTTTAATTTACATGCTAAAATAAACCaatagggatgtgccatttggatttttttggacttcaactcccaaaattccacaGGAGAAATGCTGGGAGTTCCAGCCAGAGCCACACCCACAAAGACCTGTATTTCACCCACCTGCAGTGCAGCTTTGTCTCAGAGCCTAGATGGCTCTCTCAAGCCTAGCTCCTTGCTGTTGCAATACTTCCTGGGAATGGTATCTTGCTGCCCTATAGCCTCTCTAGAGTGCATTTCTTCTCAAAGAACTACACTGCCCAAGAAGTACCGAGGCAGCTTCCTTTTCAgaacattaacaacaggaagtacACTCAAGACAACCATCCTTCCTCTGAGACAAAGCCCTGCTGCCAGTGAATGAAATGCAGGTGATAATTGTGGATCCATGATGTGGAGTTCCCAGAATTGTGCCTGAGGAATCTGTGGAGAATGCAGGTAGTAggaatataaatgaataaataaataaataaaaatccaaacaACACATCATTACTGATCAACCTCATGCTTCTGGTCATTActattaaaatcatttttaaagatgGATGCAGCTGCAGTAGTTTTCCAGTGGCCATTAAGAACTTCCATTTCTGCTTGGGAAATTCAGTCAAGTGTACCCCATTTTCTTATGTTCCTGTAAGGACAGAAATCCTAAACCCAGGCCAAAGGATGGGCATAAACTGCTGGTTTATCACCAAAaaaggtgtttggcacttcaaagtccctcctcctccagcaggcacccagaGGCCGCACCTAGAGGAGGCAGGCCAAGGAAGTGAAGCCAATGCCCCTAAGTGCCCCTCCAGGAAGAAGAGGGGCTTTGAAGAGCTggacacctgtttggctgataaactggcagtttgtgccgaTCTCTAATCCGGCCCAAAGACTGATAATTCAAAGAGCATTTACAACATCTGCTAAATGACACTTGCATTAATTAATCATGACACAGTTAGAGATCGCTCAATTTAGGATGTACATTTTGGTGTTCTAGTTGAGTGTTTTAGAGATACAGATTTTACATATGTCAGTTGGGAAGAATTTTGCTTTGCTCATTTACCAGAAGCTAAGATTTCTGAGAATTGTTTTAGAAagacaatacaataaattacaatcaGCTTGAAGCCGTGTGGCCACAGTCTCCATCTTGGCTGCAGCCCTTATTTGCATGATGAGTTCAGCCAGTTTTATTGGTCACATCAGCATCTGCTTGCCACACTTCGGGAGCTAGATATTACAGAACCATTTTGGAGCTTCCAGAAGAGATTTACATGTAGTAGGTCCACGGGCCAAACAACACAGGGTACATATACCAGCCACATCTGTTGAACACTCTGGGATTTAAGAGGAACTGGGAACAGTTCACATTTGCAATTCAGAACTATTTTCTTTGCTGTCCAACGATTCTGTGTCCTCCCCGCATTCAAATCGCACAAAATCCAGTACAGATACACCAGAGGACTGAATGTACTGTCCCAAAGAAATAGAAGGGTCTAGAAGGAAGGGCTGGGCAAGCATCTTGGTTTCTGAATCGTCACCGGGTTCATCGTCCAGAGAGCCGACAGAGAGGGGGACCATGCCCACCACGTGCTGGCCCAGGCGCCAGCCTATTTCCACAGAGTTTGATTTGGGCCCTTCCTCAGAGGTCTTGCAAATCACCAAGGCACCATATTTGCCGAACATCATGTTAGAAAGCAGAGGATTTCCTTGAGAGAGTGACCCGTGAACGTAAGAACCCACAAAGAAGCTCTCTGGCACAGATACCCACGCTGCCCTCTTCATCACTATGTTCTCGCCCATCTTGCCTTGAACATGAAACAAAAAGAGCAGGGACAAAACATTACCACTATGGATTATGTGTAACTGCCGAAGGTCACACAGGACTGGGCTTTCCACAGGAAATGGTTTAACTTGGAAGAGGGAGGATGAGTGTATCAAGAGAGCTTCCTTCAAAAACATGCATCCTCAGAAGCTGAGGCCAACCCTCCCCAACACCATAAAACTGCCTGCCTCCAGAATACTCACCGATAGCCAGAGCCAGTTGGTCGCTAAGCAATGATCCCTCAGGCCCTGCCCTGAGCTGAGAAAGTTCATCTGATTTCAAGAAGCACTACAAAAACACAGTCAGAGAAACACAAGGTACATTTATTTTCTGGAAATAAATCTACTGTAGGTAGCAATTCTTTTCACCTGCATAGGTTGATTTTTAAACACCTCAGGTATTTAGAAACCAATCCAGACAATTAGGAAAACTAGGGGTGAAGAAAGCAGAAAGTGGAAGTCTGGCCTAACCATGTggcattaattgcatttcaatttttCTGTGTCCAGACTTGAAAACTTCAGTCTATAAGGTAATACCACTCGTATCACACAGATGCCACAGGACATGCAAAACTAGCACTTTAAAAATCTGCATCATCCTGACAGAGCACAGCATTCTTGTTTTGAAGATCTATTTTAGCATgaattattatacagtggtgcctcgcatgatgacgttaattcgttccgcgaaaatcgctgtaaaatgaaaacgtcATTATGCGATTttaaaacccatagaaacgcattaaaacccgattaatgcgttcctaggggcgtcaaactcaccgtccagtgaagatcctccattgcgcggccattttcgctgcctgtgcagtgaggaatccgtgccagaaaacagcgggcggccattttttttacccggcggacattttgaaaccgccgatcagctgtgtgaaaatcatcgctttgcgattatcggttaccgaaacaggggaccgatcattgcaaaatgaaattcccccatagagaacattgttttgcgatcacaaaaacatcgaaAGCAATTTCGTTGTCAAACGGAGCGtttgtaatgcaaggcaccactgtatatcaaagatatacatatactgtagtaAGAATTGGCTTGCCCCTGAAGTACACTGAGCAGGGAACTTCAGCTCAGTGTCACCTTCCGATTATGTGCTGTGCAAGACATGGACTCCCAAAACCAGGTCTCTTCAACATCTGGTGAAAAGCCCGAAGATTACCAAAGTCCTCTCTGGCTTTCCCagaacaagtttaaaaaaaaaacagcaccaaaTTGGCACAGTTGGATATTGGCTAAGAAGAAATTACATTATTGTTTCTGAGGAGAAAAaggccagaaaaagaaaagggaagaagcaGAAGGCGTCTCATTTGGAATCAATTACGAGGCAAAGGAGGCCTGAGATCAAACTAACCGCAATTTTGGCCATGCTGAAAAAATGCATTTCCACTTGGGAAAAGTGTTCCCTCATGCTATACCCAACACCATAAGGAAAACTGCACACATTTTGTCTGCAAATTGCCAGTCATTATTGAAGTGCTGGTTGCACCGATGGGCACGTCTCATATTCTCTTAATAGACTTACACTCTTTTTGCTGGATCACAGAAAAAAAGATGTACGGTATATCCTTAGCACATAGTATCTCCATAAGTACAAATCTGAAGTCTTGTTCAATGGTTTATctcagactatggaactcccttccacagaaaGCTAGGTTGGCCTTTTacctgctttctttctgcctaTAAACAAACCCCTTTCTCCTCATGCAAATCACTTGTTACTAGATGTGTTCCAGAAAAAGGCATTTTAACAGATGATTCTAcacttctcccccctcccccgttctTGACACATGAGctttgttgtaaaaaaaaatttctgtTAGGgtctttttatattattataagtGTTACTGTTTTAACTTTATAATTTATGCACCACCACTACATCTGTATGCTGCTTGGAATGAAATGtggaatgaaataaattataACAACACACCAACTCAACTGCATTAATTATCCTGTCTGCAACCCACCCCAAAATATAGTTTGGCTCTCTCACTTTATCTAAGCCTAGACAGCTTTATTCAGCCATTCTTTGATTTGGTTCAAGCACTGCTGACAAAGGACACATTCTGGGAGCTGCCCCACGTTGTTAAGATTACTAAGTCTTTTATGACACTCTTACCTTGGCATATGTGCTTAACTGGTCTCTGGTCCCTTGGCAATGCAGCATTGCTCCAACTGCTACCTGTTGAACCAGGCGTTGAAACTGGACATTTCGGGCCACAAAATCAGTCTCACAGTTCACCTGGCAGAGAAGCACAGCTAGCTTTGAATTGCCTAGTCACCTGCGGCTACATTGTTTCAGAGCGTGGAAAAAGTATcaattagagcaggggtccccaacccccggtccacggcccagtgccggtccgtgggcttcctggaactgggtgGCGGAGACGGATCTCCGACCCTCCCcacacacgcatgcatgggtGGCGTGCTGTGCTCATGGGGGCGTGTTGTGCTTGTGGGGGCATGTCAGCCCCATGCGCATGTGCAACATGCCTCTCCGCTAGCGTGACACGCCTCTCTGCAAGCGTGGGGGTGCCACTGCCCCACCACACACATGGAGCCTGCACCCCACAACCAGtccacagccccaaaaaggttggggactggtGAATTAGAGGATGAGATCCTGTTTTGTTTCTTGAAGGCAGGAAAGACATCCAATTTTCAATGATGGTGCATTCTCTCATCATTTTCTTGTTCCCAAACATCAGGACAGATCTATTCAGTATTATGGCTCAAGTATTAGCACAGATTGCTTTACTGCTCCACAGGACAGATCTGTCTTCACTACGATGTGGCAAAACTTTTAAGAGCAATCTTTTAGCAGGGCAAACATCTGACATCAGATCCTTGTGTGTCCTTTCTTCTTTCAGAAATAACATGGAATCAAGATGTAATTATCAAGACAGAGGCAGATATACCTATCTTTTCTAGGCATTATGTGGGAAGCATATTTTGCCATATCAAGGAATTTTCTCAAAAACAGGAAAATCCTCACCTCCACcatcactgctgagttttcattCTTTAGCAATCCTATAAGCCCCTCCTGCGCCTTCCGACCTTGCAGTTCAGAAGCTCTGGTCCACCCCTCCTTTTGGGCTTGTTCATGCAGCCAGACCTCAGCCTTGAAAGACAAATCCACACCTCCGAAATGAGACACAATAGGTCAAGGACAACACAAAGGAGACAGCACACCTGCCAAAAGCATACAGTGTTCTGCCACTGCAGACTGTAATGGAGGACAGTTCTGAATAGATCTCAGGATCAAAGAGATCCTTCAAGTGGACATCCAGGGCTCCAGAGAAAAGGATCCCAGTGTAGCTTTCTTATTGACATGCTGATTTTCAAGATCCAGAGATACTTGGGCCATGGATGGTAGAGTAAAattcttttaatactgttttcTGTCCTTGCTTCTTGCAGCATAAATACTAGATCAtcaagtggcattttaaaaactagtAAGTAGAACTCTCCCCCAGCCCCAAACAGTTATTAGAGCATGTGGGTAATCAAAGTGTTGTATACTGTGTGAAAGACTCTAAGTATACATACATCACAGAAACAAAACTAATTAAACATGCTTACCTAAACTGAAATATACAAGTCTTACACCCACTGTTTCCTTGCAAGTCTATTCTATGTCAACTATAACAAATTTGCCAATCAAATTAGCTTCAGATTGTGGAAGATACTAGTCACCGTCTAATTCTAATAGCAGGCTGATGCAGTGACCTACTTTTGTTTGATATTACAAAATGACTCTTCTGCCTACCACTCACACAACTGTATCAAGTGGTCTTCAGAATGCCGTTTGGCAAGCGTTCAGTGTATCAGCAGTCAGC is a window encoding:
- the TSFM gene encoding elongation factor Ts, mitochondrial yields the protein MQRMAGVGQVVLSSWRRGAPIFGWHFAHFLHTGSPVLVAKELLMKLRRKTGYSFVNCKKALKKFNDDLKEAEVWLHEQAQKEGWTRASELQGRKAQEGLIGLLKNENSAVMVEVNCETDFVARNVQFQRLVQQVAVGAMLHCQGTRDQLSTYAKCFLKSDELSQLRAGPEGSLLSDQLALAIGKMGENIVMKRAAWVSVPESFFVGSYVHGSLSQGNPLLSNMMFGKYGALVICKTSEEGPKSNSVEIGWRLGQHVVGMVPLSVGSLDDEPGDDSETKMLAQPFLLDPSISLGQYIQSSGVSVLDFVRFECGEDTESLDSKENSSELQM